A single genomic interval of Suncus etruscus isolate mSunEtr1 chromosome 12, mSunEtr1.pri.cur, whole genome shotgun sequence harbors:
- the LHCGR gene encoding lutropin-choriogonadotropic hormone receptor, translating to MGRLNPALPRLLALQLVVVMPGTLLGASCPEPCLCPPDGALRCPGPRPGLPRLSLTYLPIKVIPSQAFRGLNEIVKIEISQSDSLEKIEANAFESLLNLSEILIQNTKNLVHIEPGAFTNLPRLKYLSICNTGLQKLPDVTKIFSSEFNFILEICDNLHITTIPGNAFQGMNNESITLKLYGNGFEEIHSHAFNGTTLISLELKGNTHLKMMHQGAFLGATGPSILDISSTRLQALPNHGLESIQTLIAKASYSLKKLPAREKFSSLLDATLTYPSHCCAFRNLPPREKNFSFFIFENFSKQCESTARKPNNETLYSAIFAESELTGWDYDYGFCSPKTLRCAPEPDAFNPCEDIMGYDFLRVLIWLINILALLGNMTVLLVLLTSHYKLTVTRFLMCNLSFADFCMGLYLLLIASVDSRTKGQYYNHAIDWQTGSGCTAAGFFTVFASELSVYTLTVITLERWHTITYAIRSDQKLRLRHAIPIMLGGWIFSALIAMLPLVGISNYMKVSICLPMEVETTVSQVYILTILIFNVAAFFVVCVCYMKIYFAVQHPELMTTSKDTKIAKKMAILIFTDFTCMAPISFFAISAAFKVPLITVTNSKVLLVLFYPVNSCANPFLYVIFTKAFRRDFFMLLSKLGCLKGRAELYRRKELAAFTSSCPNGFPGSNKSPHLP from the exons ATCACTCACCTATCTCCCCATCAAAGTAATTCCATCTCAAGCTTTCAGAGGGCTTAACGAGATCGTAAAAAT tGAAATTTCTCAGAGTGATTCCCTGGAAAAGATCGAAGCTAATGCCTTTGAGAGTCTCCTCAATTTGTCTGAAAT ACTGATCCAGAACACCAAAAACCTGGTGCACATTGAGCCTGGAGCATTTACCAATCTCCCCCGGTTAAAATACCT GAGCATCTGTAACACGGGCCTTCAGAAGCTTCCAGACGTTACGAAGATCTTCTCCTCTGAATTTAATTTCATCCT GGAAATTTGTGATAACTTACACATAACCACCATACCGGGAAATGCTTTCCAAGGGATGAATAACGAATCCATAACACT CAAACTTTATGGAAATGGATTTGAAGAAATCCACAGTCATGCCTTCAACGGGACGACGCTGATTTCACT GGAGCTGAAGGGAAACACACACCTGAAGATGATGCACCAGGGAGCCTTCCTGGGGGCCACAGGGCCCAGCATCCT GGATATTTCCTCCACCAGACTGCAGGCCCTCCCAAACCATGGGCTGGAATCCATTCAGACACTAATTGCCAAAGCTTCCTACTCTCTTAAAAAACTACCTGCAAGAGAAAAATTCTCCAGCCTCCTGGATGCCACGTTGACTTATCCCAGTCACTGCTGTGCTTTTAGGAACCTGCCACCAAGAga gaagaatttttcatttttcatttttgaaaactttTCCAAACAATGTGAAAGCACAGCACGGAAACCAAATAATGAAACACT TTACTCTGCCATCTTTGCTGAGAGTGAGCTGACTGGCTGGGACTATGACTATGGATTCTGCTCACCAAAGACACTGCGATGTGCCCCTGAACCCGACGCCTTCAATCCCTGTGAAGACATCATGGGCTATGACTTCCTTCGTGTCCTCATCTGGCTGATTAACATCTTAGCCCTGTTGGGAAATATGACCGTCCTCTTGGTACTCCTGACCAGTCATTACAAACTGACTGTGACCCGTTTCCTTATGTGCAATCTCTCCTTTGCTGACTTCTGCATGGGGCTCTACCTGCTCCTCATTGCCTCGGTGGATTCCAGAACCAAAGGCCAGTATTATAACCATGCCATCGACTGGCAAACTGGAAGTGGTTGTACTGCTGCTGGCTTTTTCACAGTGTTTGCCAGCGAACTTTCTGTCTACACCCTCACGGTCATCACACTGGAGAGGTGGCACACTATTACATATGCTATTCGATCTGACCAAAAACTGCGCTTAAGACACGCCATTCCGATTATGCTTGGAGGATGGATCTTCTCGGCTCTGATTGCCATGTTGCCACTAGTGGGTATCAGCAACTACATGAAAGTCAGCATTTGCCTCCCCATGGAAGTGGAAACTACTGTCTCCCAAGTGTACATATTAACTATCCTCATATTCAATGTGGCAGCCTTCTTTGTTGTTTGCGTTTGCTACATGAAAATTTATTTCGCAGTTCAACATCCAGAGCTGATGACTACCAGCAAAGACACAAAGATTGCTAAGAAAATGGCCATCCTCATCTTCACCGACTTCACCTGCATGGCACCCATCTCCTTCTTTGCCATCTCTGCAGCTTTCAAAGTGCCTCTTATCACGGTGACCAACTCAAAAGTTCTACTGGTTCTTTTTTATCCTGTCAACTCTTGTGCCAATCCGTTTCTCTATGTGATTTTCACAAAGGCATTTCGAAGGGATTTCTTTATGTTGCTGAGCAAACTGGGCTGCCTTAAAGGCCGGGCTGAACTTTACAGACGAAAGGAGTTGGCAGCTTTTACCTCAAGCTGCCCAAATGGTTTCCCTGGATCAAACAAGTCTCCTCATCTACCCTGA